In Candidatus Eremiobacteraceae bacterium, a genomic segment contains:
- the dnaE gene encoding DNA polymerase III subunit alpha, translating to MYAELHVHSNFTLLDGGSHPEELIDRAKALGLAGVAITDRDGLYGAVRFAQSGREADIPAIIGAELTLEDESHLVVLVESKEGYANLSRLISRARLDHPRGEPSTSYELLARHSRGLIALSGCDRGAVPVALAKGDFREASTTAARLRDIFGWSNFWIELQRHLVPDDGPRIRSLVALAQALDLGTVATGGVHYALPEHRDLSDVLCCIRLKTTLDEAGTRLRPNGEYYMRSPAQMEHLFAEHPRAVAASVAIAQRCAYRLERLQGEFPDFPLPPGETAFSYLHMLVQEGVRRRYRPVTVAVSRQIAHELGVIEKLDLAGYFLIVWDIVRFAGERNILVQGRGSAANSAVCYALNITSVDPVGLGLLFERFLSEERDELPDIDLDTPSGDQREAIIQYVYERYGREHAGMVAEVICYRARMAVRDIGKALGLSLDQVDALAKSLDSHAAIAVEEEASQVAASLAPHEALGVTKHGDWTSMSAAAVEAAVESMPAALKVDLGGDVARRLYALCGRIDSFPRHLSQHVGGMVVTRSPLVEVAPLEPAAMPNRTILCWDKDDCATLGLIKIDILGLGMLDAIERSIAEIDRVRGIKVDLADLRGCDDPAVYDMLCAADTVGLFQVESRAQMASLPRLKPRRFYDVVVQVAIIRPGPIQGDMVHPYIRRRQGREQVDYPHPKLVPVLERTLGVPLFQEQGMRMAVEVAGFTAGQADELRRAMGHKRSREKMERLRGRLIEGMTHNGISAELGARLYQMLSAFADYGFPESHAASFALIVYVSGYLKVHYAPEFYASLLNAQPMGFYSPASLVADARRRGVVVLPPDVNASAYECTSEPLIDGERSRSISTGAASQPADCSGRALARPEPASHDDGKGSGRRLSSTAAAAQATDCSGRALARPESASHDDGKGSGRRLSSTAAAAHPRYAMRIGLNQVRGIGEKHREHLNAERTKGPYSDVRDFILRTSLAKDVLESLAAVDAFACFGLLRREALWQVQRLGDLPRVGALERGMTVDEQQVSLPPMRPVEEAAADFWGLSLSTRYQAIQFYREELDKLRVHRASDLPSLPHRLVLKVAGVVTTRQRPGTAKGFVFTTMEDETGLINVIIRPDIYERYRPVAREEPAVIVEGILQKQDGTINVLARKFWKLDLERLEEGLTSRDFR from the coding sequence GCTCGATCACCCGCGCGGCGAGCCGAGCACCTCGTACGAACTGCTCGCACGACACTCGCGCGGACTCATCGCGCTCTCGGGCTGCGATCGCGGCGCCGTACCGGTCGCGCTCGCGAAGGGCGATTTTCGCGAAGCATCGACGACGGCGGCTCGCCTGCGCGACATCTTCGGCTGGTCGAATTTCTGGATCGAGCTGCAGCGGCATCTCGTGCCCGATGACGGCCCGCGCATCCGGTCGCTCGTCGCGCTCGCGCAAGCGCTCGATCTCGGCACGGTCGCGACCGGCGGCGTCCATTACGCGCTGCCCGAACATCGCGATCTCTCCGACGTCCTCTGTTGCATCCGCCTGAAGACGACGCTCGACGAAGCCGGCACGCGACTGCGTCCGAACGGCGAGTACTACATGCGCTCGCCTGCGCAGATGGAGCACCTGTTCGCCGAGCATCCGCGAGCGGTCGCGGCGAGCGTCGCCATCGCGCAGCGCTGTGCGTATCGGCTCGAACGTCTCCAGGGCGAATTCCCCGATTTTCCGCTGCCGCCCGGCGAGACCGCGTTCTCGTATCTCCACATGCTCGTGCAGGAGGGCGTGCGTCGCCGATACCGGCCTGTGACGGTCGCGGTGAGTCGTCAGATCGCGCACGAGCTCGGCGTCATCGAGAAGCTCGACCTCGCCGGCTACTTCCTCATCGTCTGGGATATCGTGCGCTTCGCAGGCGAGCGCAATATCCTCGTCCAGGGGCGCGGCTCTGCCGCGAACTCGGCGGTGTGCTACGCGCTCAACATCACGAGCGTCGATCCCGTCGGCCTCGGACTGCTCTTCGAGCGGTTTTTGTCGGAAGAGCGCGACGAGCTGCCCGATATCGATCTCGACACGCCGTCCGGCGATCAGCGCGAAGCGATCATCCAATACGTCTACGAACGGTATGGCCGCGAACATGCGGGGATGGTTGCCGAAGTCATCTGCTATCGCGCGCGCATGGCCGTGCGCGACATCGGTAAGGCGCTCGGCTTGTCGCTCGACCAGGTCGATGCGCTCGCGAAGTCGCTCGACAGCCACGCCGCCATCGCCGTCGAAGAAGAAGCGTCGCAGGTCGCCGCGTCGCTCGCGCCTCACGAAGCGCTCGGCGTGACCAAGCACGGCGATTGGACGTCGATGTCTGCGGCCGCCGTCGAAGCGGCGGTCGAATCGATGCCGGCGGCGCTTAAAGTCGATCTCGGCGGCGACGTCGCGCGCCGGCTGTATGCGCTCTGCGGCCGCATCGACTCGTTCCCGCGCCACTTGAGCCAGCACGTCGGCGGCATGGTCGTCACGCGGTCGCCGCTCGTCGAAGTCGCGCCGCTCGAGCCCGCCGCGATGCCGAACCGGACGATCCTCTGTTGGGATAAGGATGACTGCGCGACGCTCGGGCTCATCAAGATCGACATCTTGGGCTTGGGCATGCTCGACGCGATCGAGCGTTCCATCGCCGAGATCGATCGCGTTCGCGGCATCAAGGTCGACCTCGCGGACCTGCGCGGCTGCGACGATCCCGCCGTCTACGACATGCTGTGCGCCGCCGATACGGTCGGTCTGTTCCAAGTCGAATCGCGCGCGCAAATGGCGTCGCTGCCTCGGCTGAAGCCTCGGCGCTTCTACGACGTCGTCGTCCAGGTCGCGATCATCCGCCCCGGACCGATCCAAGGCGACATGGTCCATCCTTATATACGCCGGCGCCAGGGCCGCGAGCAGGTCGATTATCCGCATCCGAAGCTCGTGCCGGTGCTCGAGCGGACGCTCGGCGTGCCGCTCTTCCAAGAGCAGGGCATGCGCATGGCGGTCGAGGTCGCGGGATTCACGGCCGGCCAGGCGGACGAACTGCGCCGCGCGATGGGCCACAAACGGTCGCGCGAGAAGATGGAGCGGCTGCGCGGCCGGCTCATCGAGGGCATGACGCACAACGGCATCTCGGCGGAGCTCGGCGCGCGTCTGTACCAGATGTTGAGCGCGTTCGCCGACTACGGTTTTCCGGAATCGCACGCGGCGTCGTTCGCGCTCATCGTCTACGTCTCGGGCTATCTCAAGGTGCACTACGCGCCGGAGTTCTATGCGTCGCTCCTCAACGCGCAGCCGATGGGTTTCTACTCGCCGGCTTCGCTGGTCGCCGACGCGCGCCGTCGCGGCGTCGTCGTGCTGCCGCCGGATGTAAACGCCTCGGCCTACGAATGCACTTCCGAACCGCTGATCGATGGGGAGCGGTCGAGATCTATCTCGACCGGCGCGGCCTCGCAACCAGCGGATTGTAGCGGTCGAGCTTTAGCTCGACCGGAGCCGGCCTCGCACGATGATGGAAAAGGGAGCGGTCGACGTTTATCGTCGACCGCCGCGGCCGCGCAAGCAACGGATTGTAGCGGTCGAGCTTTAGCTCGACCGGAGTCGGCCTCGCACGATGATGGAAAAGGGAGCGGTCGACGTTTATCGTCGACCGCCGCGGCCGCGCATCCGCGGTACGCGATGCGTATCGGCCTCAACCAAGTGCGTGGCATCGGAGAGAAACATCGCGAGCACCTCAACGCAGAGCGCACGAAAGGCCCGTACAGCGACGTCCGCGATTTCATCTTGCGAACGAGCCTTGCGAAAGACGTCCTCGAATCGCTCGCCGCGGTCGACGCATTCGCGTGCTTCGGCCTTTTGCGCCGCGAGGCGCTCTGGCAAGTCCAGCGGCTCGGCGACCTGCCGCGCGTCGGGGCGCTGGAACGCGGTATGACCGTCGACGAACAGCAAGTATCGCTGCCGCCGATGCGTCCCGTAGAAGAAGCCGCCGCCGATTTCTGGGGCTTGAGCCTATCGACGCGCTATCAAGCGATCCAGTTCTATCGCGAGGAGCTCGACAAGCTGCGGGTCCACCGCGCATCCGATCTGCCGAGCTTGCCGCATCGCCTCGTCCTAAAGGTGGCCGGCGTCGTGACGACGCGCCAGCGTCCTGGAACCGCGAAAGGTTTCGTCTTCACGACGATGGAGGATGAGACCGGCCTCATCAACGTCATCATCAGACCGGACATCTACGAACGCTACCGGCCGGTCGCGCGCGAGGAACCTGCGGTCATCGTGGAAGGCATATTGCAAAAACAGGACGGCACGATCAACGTGCTCGCGCGCAAGTTCTGGAAGCTCGACCTGGAGCGGCTCGAAGAAGGCCTGAC